The nucleotide sequence GGAGAAGTTTACGTCAGAAGTTTACGGTGGGCCGTTCCCGGCGATGATAGATTACTCGTCGTTAACGGGAAGTCGTTGACGGCGTCGGCCGAGTGTTTTGGAATGTCGCCGAATAAATGCGGGGCGTGGGGCGGAATGACTATctaatttcattaaattgaTTGTCAATGAGACGGATAAAGTTGGTGCCACGGCAGTCGGCAGGATCGGTCTTGTGGGGCGGGCAAAGCACACAAACGGGCGCTTGATCTCTCTACCGGCTACCGGGCACCGAAAGAAGGAACCGAGATTCGAGGATGATGATTAGCATTTCCGGGAAGATTTTGCTAATTTCCGGTGCGCACGAATCTGTAAATCCGGTGGCCAGTCCCGCGCTCGAGTCCATCCATCGCACCGCGGGAATCGCGGGTTTGGCCGCGAGCCAAACGCGGGCCTGTTTATTGCCCAAAAGGCGTTGCGCTAATGTTCGCGCATCAATCAGCAACGGTGCGCGGCAGTTGTTAAACGTACGCTAAAACCCACAAAGTAGTTTATTAGCCGTGAAAATGGCCACACTCGGCGGTGATTCGATGAGCGATGGCCACCGCTTTTGCCGCACGCTTCCGGCGATTATTCAAAGTTGCAGATGGCCCTTTAAATACTGTCCCGCGGCACCGGAAAGTCCCGCGTGTCCTGGGGACACACAATGGGTCCCGGTCTTTTTCCTCGTCAGTTCCAGAACTTTTGCAGTCCCAGTCGCGATTGCGTTGTTATGTTGTTTTACAAAAAGGTCAAATTTACGGAACCTTTCCGTGAGCCACGGAAAACAAAAGGACCCCCGGGAGCGCACAGTTATGGTGGTCGCGCCCGTGTCCGAAAGTGAAAATGGTCTGCAAATCTTGGCGGAACTTTCGCTGTCGAACAATGGTGACAAATTTGTGAGCAGAGCCTgtgcgaaacggaacggaatggaggGCCGGGACTGAACTTtcgagaaaattgaaaatgttgcccCGGAACAGATTCCCAAAAGGCAGCACGTtcgtgcgtctgtgtgtgtgttccgtggaAATACCAAGTAAAAGGAACGGGACGTGCCAACGTCGCACTGgcaactcgctcgctcgcagcCCATTAGCATGCACGCGAGCATAAATTGTTGAGTGAAAAAGTTTTATGCGTTTGTATCGGATTGGGCTTTGCCGCAAGTGCGGCAGAGAAGGAGAACAAACCGGAGGCCCCAAGACAGTGACAGTCCCTAGGAGTGCCTAGGCTgctgggcaaagttttccttaTCCCCATGTGCCAACGCGGGCCAAGTCTGGCCATGATTATTTGCCCTGATATTTCCGTGTACCAGCATTCATATCATGCGCGCCTACGCGGCCGGATAAAGGTATTCCGtacgatgaaattgaaaacagcGGTGCCAGCTGCGCCCAGCGAAAGGGGTTGCAATTGAGTTTTCCCGGTTTTATTTGAGTTGCGCGAAAATgtaatatcaggttggggaaaaagtaatcgacgtttttcacgacagatgccttttgtgatcgatatctcgtgaagtatcgatcgtacagtttcaagtttaggctcgttttaaagctgatactttacacttaaaaaaatacttcattgttttttgtttgttccattcgtttgtgagttacagggtgttaacaatggaggtcaacgatgaaaaaattcggtatattttaaagtttttgtccgataaaggcgaaaattcaagctaggccgctgaaattgtgcatggtgtttatggtctcgatactttaaaagctagtaacgtttaattttgggttcgttgacccgtttcggttatttttgatgttaaagatgcatctcgcacaggcagacctgtcatcgaaaatgtcgataaaatcacagaaataatcaaagttgatcggcatgttagtagtcagagcatcgaccaggagctaaagattaaccgtcagacagttttaagccatttgcgcaaatctggattcacaaagaagctcgatgtttgagcacCACCccatttacaccaaaaaacattatggctcgaatttccatctgcacaattttggtcaaatggaATAAACTCGAACAATTTCTTACACtgatgggtactggggatgagaaatgggatacatacgacaatactgtgtgaaaataatcgtggtctaagcgtggtgaagcagctttaccggtggtcaaatcaggaataacggctaggaaggttctactgggtatttgggtaggacttgaaaggaatcgtttattatgagttgcttccgtgtagccaaacactaaattcagatctgtACTTttaattactgcaccgttcgaagataacaattgaccagaaaccaccagaatcggccaacggaagaaaaattgtgttccatcaggacaacgaaatgtcacacacgtctttagtgattcGTCacaaagtccgggagcttggttgggaagttttaatgcatccaccgtatagtccggaccttgcactaagcgattgacacctttttcgcgcattacaaaatttcctaagtgatgaaaaactgagatcaaaaaaggattgtgaaaatgggttactcgagtttttcgccaataacgactaagccttctatAAAAGAGGCAATATGAAGATATTTTTataaaggcaacaaattttccaacaaaacggtgcaaatttgacgtaaatcggaccattggaaatatcttaaataaagttttgaagttcacgccaaaaacgtcgattactttttccccaacctgatatattgGAAAGGCAAAAGTGGCTAACGTCGATCAACTCCGGCACGGGCGTTTGGGCAAGATAAACGATAAAGAAGAGAGGGCAGCAAAGAATTATGTAAGGTGCTTTCGGGTTCGGATCATCCCGTTCGAAGGGGTTCTGTTATCATAAGCAGTGTTTGCTggaagtgaagaaaatcgGTACTGTTTGAGTTGAGAGCTTCGCCCGCATAATCCTGGCGTACGCAAATCCAGGAGTCAATTAAAGCCGCGGTACGTTTGATGTTTGGCGAAAATTTTCTTGTTTCTGCAACCAGCTGGCGCTTGGCATGATGTGCTGGAATCAGAAACAGTTACACGAAACTCGCGCCAGTCTCGCACGCATTAAACGCTTGATGAATATTGTATGAGACGCACCCGTCACTTGCAAAACGCCTTCAGGGTTTGGTCCGCGGTGTCCGCCAATATTCGCGATCGTTCGATTGGCGCACTCCACGTGGTGAGCGCGAGTTTAGCATTCGAAAGCGACACAGGTGAGCGTCTGCGACGGGGAACAAGCTCCGGTAACTTCCGGCGAATGGTACGGTATCAGTATGTTCCGGGCGAAATGGAATTGGCAATTCGCGCAATCCAATTTTGGCGCCCAAAACATATCGCGCCAAGTGAAGTCTTGGAGACGGCATCGCCGCCGGATCGATGTCAGCTGgatggctgactggctggctggtgtcgCCCCGGTTGTCGATTGCGACTCGTGCGTTAAGCTAATGCCAACAAATCATGATGCCGTTACAGATTCTTGCGCTCATCAATCTATCGCGCCAAGAGGCGAGAAGaacgtggccgggccgggcggggcgggggcgcaaaaatcgaaacagTGTACCCGGCCAGACCAGGTgtgaataaatcaaattactttcggttcggttcgttcgtctCGGGCCCCCGACGGTTCGGTGCCTTACCGGGGGCTCGGCGCCGAGTAACATAAAATATGTAGATTCGAACGTTAAAGCTTGAACGGGTGCggggaaagaaacaaaacaacgcgTGGGTAATGCAGtcagtcgatcgatcgaaaattCGCACTCGTCTAAAAATATAACCGTCCAAGGCGCGGCCCAGACGACACAATTCGAGAGCGCTTTCTCGCACGAGGTGGATTAACATGGCGCCGTTAAAAATCGGCGTAAAAAGGCCACTTACTGGCCAGAAAGAAACCGAATTCTCGGTGCATTTTGCCGCGTCGATGGCGCTACTTCAGCTGATTAAACATCGAACACGTGCAACGACACGATTGGAGGGCAGAAACACCCCGGCACGGGGTTCAACGGGAGCACGCCACATACGCGACTCAGTTTGAAGCGTCCGCTGGCAGGAGTTTGTCCTCAAAATGGGACCGATGGTGCCCACCGTGGTGATGTTGTGCGCCGTTGTTTTATTAACGTTTGTACAGAGCTACGAACTGTTTAGACAGCGCTATACTGCAAACCTAACGCTACTGTACTCGTTCCCAGCCCAGGCCTTCCTGCGTCACACCAACACGTGAAGCACAAAAGAGTGCCATAAATAGGGTGTAATGTTTGTAGAAgccaaataaataatttgcCGTAAAGTGTAATGATGTGACTAATGGTTTAAATTTTATCGGAGCATCAATTAATCAGTCATGTTCGTGCGTTCGTTGTGTTAGCCTTAATTGACCCACTGTTTGCGTTTAGTGGAAAGCGTGCCATTTTAATTGGTCGTGCCATAGTTTCACAAATAACTGGCCACATCTCGCAGATGATGTGGCAGATGTAAAGCAGCTCAGCCGTGGGCCATTTATCTTCGCATCGCATTTAATTTGCCGCCTGTAatggcggtggccgattgCCGTTGGTGACCGGCCTGTGACCGACCGAAGAACGGCAGGATCCGAAGCCCCTAGCGGCATTACGGTGTGCCATCGGGCTTCAGGATTtatgttttccaatttcgatGGAAATTAGATTAGAGACCCACCCGTGCGGTGGCGTTGTGCGTTCTCATCACTAGTTTACGGCTTACGCAACGCGACCCAATCGACCCGGTACACCCCAAGCCCTCCCCACGCGGGGAGGTTCCGAATAGAACCCGGTCCCCGGGTTATTGTGGTGAAAGTTTCAAACATCGATCTGATGCTGATAATCGTGATGTTTCGGATTGTTTTCTAGATTTACGTCACGGAGGAATCCGGTCGCTACGATCCCTGTCGGGGAGGTGCAGCCCAAATGGTTCCACTCACCAGTTCCGGTCACCCCGTCCGAAAGtcgtcggaacggaacgagggCGAACGAGCCCACCGACCTTTCTCGGGGAAATCAGGACAGGCCCGGCTACACGGCCCGTTGCATGTGTCAATTTATCTCTATCCAAAACGATATgattggcccggcccggtcgggcTCCGTTTGGCCCATCGGAGCAGGAACTGCTGAGCCATGGCGACCGACATCACTAGCACGAGATGGACGAATGCCAATCTCATCGGCCGTccgtgtgttttgctttcggaCGGCACTCGAGATGGCAGGAGGTCCTGTCATCAATCAGGATTAAATTAGGATCCATTCATCACCGCTACCAACGACAGCGGCACCAGCGCGGCCACGTGATGACCGTGAAATTGGCGGCGTAGGCCAACCCGGCCCCGCAGAAAGCtagaaaatcaatcaaatcccACGACTttgggaaacgggaaaaaatgcGTGATGTGGTTTTGGGGAATCGTGAGgttcctgttgttgttggcccaGCTTGACTCCACTTACCTGCGTGTAGGTCATCCAGCAGCACGGTTCCACCTGGTTGGAGTCGAGACCCCAGAACTCGAGCTCCTCCTCGAACAGCGGACCACAGACGTCGGTCGGATAGTGCAGCTTGCCGGTGCTGAAATGGAAAGCAAACCAACTCAAAACGGTGCATGATTCATGATGCTCGATGCCGGTAATGCGCCCcccggggacacacacaccggctaTTGGGATATTGGGTATGATGATTTATGTCGCAGCACATCGATCGCTCTTCGATCGCCGCAGTGAATTGCGAGTGTTTTTCGTCAACTTTCCAATATCTGATCAGCATAAAAGGCGAAATGGAATTCTTTGCCCAGCGCGCCGCAGCCGATCAGTTCAGGGGCCGGCtgattaataaaacatttcaaaacggCCATTCCGAgcgagccggtgccggttttatgcttatgcagcacacacacacgatgcgGTGCCTGGTACCGGGTGGAAGTAAATGGCCTTCCGGGCCTGTCCGtcggaaaaaggaaatgaaaaattcaaacctAAATTCATTACGCAAACGGACAAaaggagaaaaataaaaaacacggGCACGTGGTAAGCGAATTTCATGCTCGAACGAAACCGAATGGCACGTGGCGAACGGCCTTCCGGTGGACAATTTATGGGAGTTTGCGGCAAACGGGGTGCGCTGCGTATGATACAGGGTTCGGTCGGTCACGATGCAGAGCTTACCGCACGCTCCGAAGGATAATTACACGAAGAAATCGTGGGAGCCTTCGAGTTGGCCGTATATTGATgggaaaccggaccggaactcTAAGGAAGGATGCTGCACCATATGGCGgagcaattaaaataaacttttccgCTACTCCAGACACACCGTTTTCGGAACGAACGTAATTAACCGCCCGGCATTAACACCGAGTTGGTATTGCGGGCCGATTAAATTGCTCACATATCATATGCCCCAAGGTGTCTTCCAGGTGAACGAAAAAACAGGGAAAGTTACTAAATCGCCGTCGAAACAGCGCTTGCCGTCCccttggtggtggtcggcGTTTGGCTGCAACCGAAGCCATACTTTTCTTATTTATGAAATCGTAAATTACAGGAAACTTTGTGCTAAACAACGTGCCGGGATTATCGGCGGCTGCGActcgtttgtttgcgtttgttgCGGCCGGAGTACTTGGCTTTTAATGGATTTTGCTTTCCCGTTCTTCGATTAGAACGGAAGAAACGCTCCAACGGCTAGCGGCCATTCCTTGCTGTGGCCGTATGTCGTTCGCCTTGTGCGTCCGGCagcgaatgaaatatttacaCCATCAATTCATTCTCGTTCACCCGAAAGGGTCGCCCTGAAAAGTGTGAGTGTAAGAGAGAGCCTGGCTTCTGGCTCTGGCAAGAGTTGCATGTAACGGAATCCGGTCTTAAGGTCCATCCGGTTTTACCCTTTTCAGAGGGAGTTTCGCAAGTTTTGCCCAAGGTTGGCAACgtgttaaattttaaatcacccctgctgttgctgcaaacTATGAACCAGTCCGATAGACACCCGCTCCCAGGGTTGGCCATGGGACGCACAGGACgcttcccggtcccgggtgcaGTTCCGGCCAGCAACACCTGACGGCTTTTATGATTTTTgcagaataaattaaaaacaaagtGAAGCTTCCAATCCTTCACCGACGCTGGCAGTGCGCCACTGGAAGTTGTTTAATATGCATGGTCGCTTTGTATCCAGCAGTTGGAGTAGGGAAGAATAATTATCGGCTTACCGGTGGCCAAGTGTATCTCGTTTGCGGCACCCATAATGGTTCCTGCGGAAGCTGGAAAGGGAAGGAGTACTCCCAACACCGGCCGGACACACTCACGGCCCGTGAGAGGCCGTTCTTGGCTAAATTATTCATACAcaggcacacggcacacgatCCGTGTGCAAACTTCCCGATAAGCTGGCTCATTAAAGTGTGGCTCGCTTGCAAGGagacaacggaacggaacggcgctTGTTTCACGTGTGAACAGCTTGACAGTCATCGTTTCGCCCGGAGTCCCGGAACATCCTCTCACCTGAGATGAATATGTATTTTTCGGAAGCTCCGTGGTTGTATATTTTGAATACCGTCCCAGCCGTGCCAGCGTATGGACGGGTATGGAGGGGGGACGATATGCTAATCCACCGCGGCACACCTTTCCGGATGCTGCACAGAACCGGGAGCGGATTCCGGAAAATACCGTATTCTCGCGCtggacccgggacccgggaacGGTGGATGTTGTCCACCGGACCGTGCCCTCTTTCGGGTGGATTCACGAGAAGGATTGGCCGGTGGTTTAGTAATTTAGAGATAATTTTTGAGTTTTCAACCGTAAAGTGGGCGGTTGAGGCGATGAAAGGTAATTCAACCGGTTTCAGCGAACCTGACACGAAATGAGCGCGCTCTTCACAGCGTGCTGCGATCAGGATCCGCGAAAGGGGTTTGATTGAATGGAAGGATATTGAGATATAAGCGACACTACATGATACGACCGCGGTATCCAGAACTTGCCCAATTAGCCCTTCTTTTTATCGAAGCGGCCCAAAAGCCactaaaatattcaatttctTAATCATATTAGCAGACGCGTTGCTCATTCTGGCGGAAGTTTTCCGTATCGAGCAGTATCCATGGCAACCGGCAGCCTCGCCTCGAAAGTAACAACTCCACCGGGAGCCTTTCAATGTGGTGGGGCGTAATTAGCGTATGTGTAGCCAAAGGAGACGCACCTTAATTTTAGCATTCGATCCCGGCACAGCGAAAGCCGGGATCTAATTTGGCCGCTCGGAGGCCGGTGCACGTATGGCACGTAAATATTTGATCGGGGCACGCATACTGACCGGTAGTAGTTGAGCACCTGGGCGAACACCCCCGGGTGGCGGTCGAAGAAGTACTCGTTCAGGATCGGATCGTAGTTGGCCAGGGCCTCCGTTAGCCGCGAGAGCCGGGTGGCCGGAATCTTCTTCAGCGTCGCCTTGTACGTCTCGTGCCGGATACCGCCAACGTTCAGCACCACCCGGTTCTCCGAGTCCATTAGGTTCATCCTGCCGGCGAGGTGTATCTGGTGGCCGGAGCACTACCTCCGGCCGCagggtggctgctgctggtgctgttgcgcCGGCACGGTAAGTGAATTAAACTCGGGCAgtttgtttcggttccggGGTCTGTCGGGGCCGTCGAAAGCGGGGGGAAAACAAGCGGACTTTCGGTGTGGGCCTACGAGGGCACCAAATGTTCTTTCTAAAACACAGCGCTTTCCTTGTGAAAAGTCGGTCCAGACAGCGATTCTGAAGACCGACGCACCCGATCGCTGAGGGCACTGCCACGCGTCACTCGGCGGAACCTTTTCACGACCTTCACGACGAGCACGACCTTCGTCCCGCGAACACCGGGAATTACAATAAGCTGCTTTCACCAGGACCGAGGCCGAAGCCGCCCACTTTTACCACATTCGGGCACGCGGCCCgaatttggtgtttttttcgcACTCCACAAACCCGAGCCGGAACCTGTTTTGCTTGTGGCCACACTTGGAACTGTGGTTTTGTCCTATCACGCCGTGGTCCTCGCGAATGAAATTCGTCACTGTTTAACCCCTTCTACCGGGGTCCCGTTTGgtagagaaaaaagaacagaaacTAAAAGTAAAACACTGAACTACAAACTACCACCAGTGCACCAGTGTGCTACTTCCCGCTTCTGGTTCCCCGTGCGTGCGGGAACGGATCACCGAAAGCCACTTCACGACACCGTCACCCGGCGAGCATGATTAACACTTTTGCACTTCCGGCCAGGCCCCCGGCCTGGTTGCTGCTACGTCCACGCTACGGTTTGATGCGTTTGCGTTTTCTCATTTCCGCCGTCGGGCACGCCGGGTGAATCCCGGCCCGCTTGGTATCGATCgacgaaccggttccggtcacTCCGAACGGCCGAACTCCGGGCACGCTGCAAGACGGAAGTGGGaagagtgaaagaaaagaCACGTCAAGACGTTTGCCGGGATGAGTCATGCTGGAGTCAATGTTTTATGATCCCGCCCGGTTCCGTTGCGACCCGTCACGTTCCGGTCCCCCCCACTGGTGGGTCTTGGGAGCTACAAAATGGCTACTTACACTTTGCCGGCCCGtcagtttcactttcgatggCCAATTTCGAGGGCACCTCGTAACGGTTTGATGGCTCGcttcggtttcactttcatgCAGCGGATGACGCACCGGCACGTAACCGTTTCAGTCGATCGTGGACGCTGCACATGCTGTCACTGCTTAATTCCGATGCCGATGTTGGGCTGGGCAGTACCTTGCGAGAATGGGCCACCGAAAATTGGGCCAACTTTATGACAACGCCACGCACCAAGCGAATATGACACACGACGCTGACTGGTTGGTTGAGTGATGATACTTCTCGTTGCGCCCCGGTGAACAACGTCCTGGGAATCCCTTTGGGGCCGTTCGCCAACAAACAagtgccgccggtgccacaACACTGCGATGGGTAGGGCCGGGCCAAGAAACGAGATTTTACGATGATGTAAATACTCGTCGTCAGGACCTACGGACCATAAGTGATTACGCTCTGTGGAAGACACGCAACAACGTgaaagagagtgaaaaaaGCGACATTAATCTTCTTCGATCGAgcgttttttgttgcgttgGGGTGTCTTCCTAACTGTGGCAATTTGGCACAAGATTAGGGCCATCAATGAACGAGTTTTTTTTCCCAAGCCTCGCTTTATTGGgacaacatttgaaaattcatttcGAAACTTCTCACATCTGCCAACATCACACTAATGTTTTCTCACCGCAAAAGTGACTTTCGCGTTCGTTTGAAATAAACTTTTCGCCAGCAAGTGGCCGCAGTGGCCCGCGAGTGCTCTGTGCCTCGCTGTGTTATTTGGCACCGTTTAAATGTTTACCAAAATAAAGGGCTAACTTTGAAGCTTGCGGCTGCGCATCGGCTTGCTCCTGTACCGGCGATAAATCAAATATTTCTCAACTAATCCTCTCGCCCGGCCAACGGAAGGGTGCCGCGTGCCGCGTTGTTGGAAGGTTGTTTGAAAGTACCAGCCCGACCTGCGCTGCCTGTGCGCCGGATGTTCTCATCAAAGAATTATTCGCTCAGCCGACGACGTGCGCTTGTAAACAACGCCACACCCGATCTCGGAGTGGGCTGCAAACGGCACCCCGTGACGTGTCTTAGCAGGGCTAAGCTTGTTTGTTTAGCCGAAACAAGCTCAACATGTAgcagagctgctgctggtgcgacGATGGTTGATTTTCCTGTTGCTAAAAGGCCGTCCCGGCAATATCTCGCGCGGATCGCAATAAGTTGCCACAGGTTTTTCGGCTTCATCTTAAACGTGTTTTATGTGGTTggacggtcggttggtcggagAAGCCATGCTTATGCACTTGCCGCGCCGTTTGAAGTGCTGCACGACCTTTATCCCGGCGGAGGTTAACGTTTTCGGTCGGTTAGCGGTGCCGGGCTCGCGGGAGCCAAATAAAACTTCATTCATCCAGTCGAAATCCGTATCGTAAAAGTTGGGTTTATGGTGGCCGGAGATCGACAGAATGGACCCTTATAAGCAATAAAAACGGTGGCCCTGGCTGCAAGATGAGACGCGATGGCCGAGCGAATTTATGTTAACGTTAACCTGTCTAATTATATAGAGGGTCCTGTCCGGTCGTGCCGTACATTTGGGCGGATAATTTACAATGAAGATTGTTAAAAGTATGAGCGAATggtgattaaatttttattctAAGCCCACGGTCGGAACACACCATTAAACGGTGTTGGAAATGTAATTTGGCCCGACTTGTGCTTTTGGAAGTCAATTTCGTCTCGAGATTCGTGAGttaccaggcgtctccatcggacGCATCAAATTTATGGTAACAGCCCAGACGAGTCACTTACCGAGAAATTGCACGAAATCTTATTGCGTTTCGAGT is from Anopheles cruzii unplaced genomic scaffold, idAnoCruzAS_RS32_06 scaffold00085_ctg1, whole genome shotgun sequence and encodes:
- the LOC128275961 gene encoding potassium voltage-gated channel protein Shaw-like, coding for MDSENRVVLNVGGIRHETYKATLKKIPATRLSRLTEALANYDPILNEYFFDRHPGVFAQVLNYYRTGKLHYPTDVCGPLFEEELEFWGLDSNQVEPCCWMTYTQ